In Thamnophis elegans isolate rThaEle1 chromosome 13, rThaEle1.pri, whole genome shotgun sequence, one DNA window encodes the following:
- the GKN2 gene encoding gastrokine-2, whose protein sequence is MFEQAASLILLGFFWNAASASFQIYSIPSMNGDYIQQTVTIDNEKKVAIIHVHEGSCSSDTIFDYKHGYIAMRIFSRRSCFVMKMEKGYIPEIEEIGRLAYEKQMMRQMLSGRNLWVKYEAGNSFLGEIKEWLVFGKHIEHLCKHIPVYKVERVEHEVHSSSCVKAGILNILGISICGTLN, encoded by the exons atgtTTGAACAG gcaGCATCATTAATTTTGCTGGGATTCTTCTGGAATGCAGCCTCTGCTTCCTTCCAG ATTTACAGCATCCCTAGTATGAATGGTGATTACATCCAGCAGACAGTCACCATAGACAATGAGAAGAAAGTAGCCATCATCCACGTCCACGAGGGGTCCTGCTCTTCTGATACAATTTTTGACTATAAGCAT GGATACATCGCCATGAGGATCTTCTCCCGGAGATCTTGTTTCGTGATGAAGATGGAAAAAGGCTACATTCCAGAAATTGAAGAAATTGGCCGGTTGGCTTATGAGAAACAG ATGATGCGTCAAATGCTGTCCGGAAGAAACCTATGGGTAAAATACGAAGCTGGAAATTCTTTCTTGGGAGAAATCAAAGAATGGCTTGTTTTTGGAAAACACATCGAGCATCTCTGCAAGCACATACCTGTTTATAAAGTTGAACGCGTTGAAC ATGAAGTACATTCCAGTAGTTGCGTCAAGGCTGGCATCTTAAATATTTTGGGTATTTCCATTTGTGGAACCCTGAATTAG